A genome region from Microbacterium terricola includes the following:
- a CDS encoding LacI family DNA-binding transcriptional regulator: MTETDERRRPTIRDVAAAAGVSRGTVSRVINGGHWVSPDAREAVEEAIRRTGYTANHAARSLATGRADSVAFLLTESQHLLFSDPTFALLLRGATEALAQRSMTLVLLIADTAAERANVEHYVRAGHVDGVLLISSHESDPLLASLIAAGVPTVCSGVPLGDRAHVPTVSVDEEESARVMTRYLIDRGYRKIAIITGPNDTPGGRHRLEGFQEVMGDRFDPDLVEQDSYDAEAGAAAMTKLLERAPDIDAVFAASDVMAVGAIAAARRMGRRVPDDLAVAGFDDSGLAATHDPPLTTMRQPWAQISSSMVEMILDVIAGRPREAVVLPTTLVARESA; the protein is encoded by the coding sequence GTGACCGAGACTGACGAGCGAAGGCGCCCGACGATCCGCGATGTGGCGGCTGCCGCCGGTGTGTCGCGCGGCACGGTGTCGCGGGTGATCAACGGCGGGCACTGGGTCTCGCCCGACGCGCGCGAGGCCGTCGAAGAGGCCATCCGCCGCACCGGCTACACCGCGAACCACGCGGCGCGCAGCCTCGCGACGGGCCGCGCCGACTCTGTGGCGTTCCTGCTCACCGAGTCGCAGCACCTGCTGTTCTCCGACCCGACCTTCGCGCTGCTGCTGCGCGGGGCGACCGAGGCGCTCGCGCAGCGCTCGATGACCCTCGTCCTGCTCATCGCCGACACCGCCGCAGAGCGGGCCAATGTCGAGCACTACGTGCGGGCGGGCCACGTCGACGGCGTGCTGCTGATCTCCTCGCACGAGTCGGACCCGCTGCTCGCCTCCCTCATCGCCGCCGGCGTCCCCACTGTCTGCAGCGGCGTGCCGCTGGGCGACCGCGCCCACGTGCCGACGGTCTCGGTCGACGAGGAGGAGTCGGCGCGCGTCATGACCCGGTACCTGATCGACCGCGGCTACCGGAAGATCGCGATCATCACGGGCCCCAACGACACCCCCGGCGGACGGCACCGCCTCGAGGGCTTCCAGGAGGTGATGGGCGACCGGTTCGACCCCGACCTCGTCGAGCAGGACAGCTACGACGCCGAGGCGGGCGCCGCCGCCATGACGAAGCTCCTCGAGCGCGCGCCCGACATCGACGCCGTGTTCGCCGCATCCGACGTCATGGCCGTCGGCGCGATCGCCGCGGCCCGCCGGATGGGGCGCCGCGTCCCCGACGACCTCGCCGTCGCGGGCTTCGACGATTCCGGCCTCGCCGCCACCCACGACCCGCCCCTCACGACGATGCGCCAGCCGTGGGCGCAGATCAGCAGCTCGATGGTCGAGATGATCCTCGACGTCATCGCCGGGCGCCCGCGCGAGGCCGTCGTGCTGCCGACGACGCTCGTCGCGCGCGAGAGCGCGTAG
- a CDS encoding beta-galactosidase, which yields MTSSPAWPDLRGIAYGGDYTPEQWPRETWIEDVALMKQAGVNLVSVGIFAWALIETDEGEFDFAWLDELLDLLHENGIRADLGTPTASPPAWFFAAHPDARVLTRDGTVMGFGARGMASHSSPAYRDAVVRIASALAERYGDHPAVVLWHIHNEYGVPVGEDYSEQSVRAFRGWLQDRYGTLDALNTAWGTTFWGQRYGDWEHIGAPAAAPSVVNPAQRLDFARFTDHQLRECFILERDAIRAHAAQPITTNFMANQSWTTDMWAWARELDIVSDDHYLWAADEEGEIGLAIAADLSRSVGGGKPWILMEHSTSAVNWQPRNVAKRPGEMARNSLSHLARGADAILFFQWRASRSGAEKFHSAMIPHAGTESRVFREVVDLGAKLGRLDEVRGSRVVADVAVLWDFESFWAQDLEWRPSEDITHQTQVRAYYEQLWRDGITVDFALPGQDLSGYRLVVAPAQYLLSAADAANLTAYVEAGGTLVVSFFSGIVDENDAVHPGGFGAPLKDALGVRVEEFLPLREGDATTIAWSGGEPGTLGATAWQEDLVVEGAEVVATYIDGPGAGRPAITRHSHGAGTGWYVSTKLDRAGLTALMGAVYADADVAPSGYPEGFELVTRRGADADYLVAINHRSETVSLRAAGTELLTGTQIAGMLDVAGGEVAVLRTPRVLEGGGL from the coding sequence ATGACCTCGTCGCCCGCCTGGCCCGATCTGCGGGGAATCGCCTATGGCGGTGACTACACCCCGGAGCAGTGGCCGCGAGAGACGTGGATCGAGGACGTCGCCCTGATGAAGCAGGCGGGGGTCAACCTCGTCAGCGTGGGCATCTTCGCGTGGGCCCTCATCGAGACCGACGAGGGCGAGTTCGACTTCGCGTGGCTCGACGAGCTGCTCGACCTGCTGCACGAGAACGGCATCCGCGCCGACCTCGGCACCCCGACGGCATCCCCGCCCGCGTGGTTCTTCGCCGCGCACCCGGACGCCAGGGTGCTCACCCGCGACGGCACCGTGATGGGCTTCGGCGCCCGCGGCATGGCATCGCACTCGTCGCCTGCGTACCGCGACGCGGTCGTCCGCATCGCCTCCGCGCTCGCCGAGCGCTACGGCGACCACCCCGCCGTGGTGCTGTGGCACATCCACAACGAGTACGGCGTGCCCGTCGGCGAGGACTACTCGGAGCAGTCGGTCCGCGCGTTCCGCGGCTGGCTGCAGGACCGCTACGGCACCCTGGACGCCCTGAACACCGCGTGGGGAACCACCTTCTGGGGTCAGCGCTACGGCGACTGGGAGCACATCGGCGCTCCCGCCGCGGCACCCTCCGTGGTCAACCCCGCGCAGCGCCTCGACTTCGCGCGCTTCACGGACCACCAGCTGCGCGAGTGCTTCATCCTCGAGCGCGACGCGATCCGCGCGCACGCCGCGCAGCCGATCACGACGAACTTCATGGCGAACCAGAGCTGGACGACCGACATGTGGGCATGGGCCCGCGAGCTCGACATCGTCTCGGACGACCACTACCTGTGGGCCGCAGACGAGGAGGGCGAGATCGGCCTGGCCATCGCGGCCGACCTCTCCCGCTCGGTCGGCGGCGGCAAGCCGTGGATCCTGATGGAGCACTCCACCTCCGCCGTGAACTGGCAGCCGCGCAACGTCGCCAAGCGACCGGGTGAGATGGCGCGCAACTCGCTGTCGCACCTCGCCCGCGGCGCCGACGCCATCCTCTTCTTCCAGTGGCGCGCCTCCCGCTCGGGTGCGGAGAAGTTCCACTCCGCGATGATCCCCCACGCCGGCACGGAGTCCCGCGTGTTCCGCGAGGTCGTCGACCTCGGCGCGAAGCTCGGCAGGCTCGACGAGGTCCGCGGATCGCGCGTCGTCGCCGACGTCGCGGTGCTGTGGGACTTCGAGTCGTTCTGGGCGCAGGACCTGGAGTGGCGGCCCTCGGAGGACATCACCCACCAGACCCAGGTGCGCGCGTACTACGAGCAGCTCTGGCGCGACGGGATCACCGTCGACTTCGCCCTGCCCGGCCAGGACCTGTCCGGCTACCGCCTGGTGGTCGCGCCCGCGCAGTACCTGCTGTCCGCGGCCGACGCCGCGAACCTCACCGCGTACGTCGAAGCCGGCGGCACCCTGGTCGTCTCGTTCTTCTCCGGGATCGTGGACGAGAACGACGCCGTCCACCCCGGCGGCTTCGGAGCCCCCCTCAAGGACGCACTCGGCGTCCGAGTCGAGGAGTTCCTCCCGCTGCGCGAGGGCGACGCCACGACGATCGCCTGGAGCGGCGGCGAGCCTGGCACGCTCGGCGCGACCGCCTGGCAGGAGGACCTCGTCGTCGAGGGCGCGGAGGTCGTCGCGACGTACATCGACGGCCCCGGCGCCGGCCGGCCCGCCATCACCCGCCACAGCCACGGCGCGGGCACCGGCTGGTACGTGAGCACGAAGCTCGATCGCGCGGGGCTCACCGCGCTGATGGGCGCCGTGTACGCGGATGCCGACGTCGCCCCGAGCGGCTATCCCGAGGGATTCGAACTGGTCACCCGGCGCGGCGCTGACGCCGACTACCTGGTGGCGATCAACCATCGCAGCGAGACCGTATCGTTGCGGGCCGCCGGCACCGAGCTGCTGACGGGAACACAGATCGCGGGCATGCTGGACGTGGCGGGTGGCGAAGTAGCCGTCCTCCGTACTCCACGAGTCCTCGAGGGGGGTGGTCTCTGA
- a CDS encoding sugar ABC transporter substrate-binding protein, translating into MRKMGIGAVALASAILLAGCSSSPSATPSETEDAAIDASGVTLTIWTDENRKPAIEAAAAAFEEETGGKIELVQKNFEDIRNDFINQVPTGEGPDLTIGAHDWLGALVAAGVVDTIDLGDKADSFEDVALSAMTYDGQLYALPYSLETIALIQNTDLVGEDAPATWDDMIAAGEESGAERPFVINTGGQTGDAYTMYGFQTSFGAPVFVQDDTGSYTSEVGMGGDAGTAFAEWLGAEGEKGTKHISTTIDYDTNNELFASGKAAYTVQGPWAIETLTAQGAKIKVNPIPSAGGETAAPFVGVQGFYLSSQSENALVAQEFLVNYLATDDAQKALYEADPRIPAWSSLAEEVSSDPVIAGFLASSQNGVPMPSIPEMGSVWDLWNAAQVQIIKGADPASTWDKMVADLEAAIG; encoded by the coding sequence ATGCGCAAGATGGGAATCGGCGCCGTCGCACTCGCCTCGGCCATCCTCCTCGCCGGCTGCAGCAGCAGCCCCAGCGCGACCCCGTCCGAGACGGAGGACGCCGCGATCGACGCCTCGGGCGTCACGCTGACGATCTGGACCGACGAGAACCGCAAGCCCGCCATCGAGGCCGCCGCGGCCGCGTTCGAAGAGGAGACGGGCGGCAAGATCGAGCTCGTCCAGAAGAACTTCGAAGACATCCGCAACGACTTCATCAACCAGGTCCCGACCGGTGAGGGCCCCGACCTCACGATCGGTGCGCACGACTGGCTCGGCGCGCTCGTCGCCGCCGGTGTCGTGGACACCATCGACCTGGGCGACAAGGCCGACTCGTTCGAGGACGTCGCGCTGTCGGCGATGACCTACGACGGTCAGCTCTACGCGCTGCCGTACTCGCTCGAGACGATCGCGCTCATCCAGAACACCGACCTCGTCGGCGAGGACGCCCCCGCCACGTGGGACGACATGATCGCCGCGGGCGAGGAGTCCGGCGCCGAGCGGCCGTTCGTGATCAACACGGGCGGGCAGACCGGTGACGCGTACACGATGTACGGGTTCCAGACCTCCTTCGGCGCCCCCGTGTTCGTCCAGGACGACACCGGCTCCTACACGAGCGAGGTCGGCATGGGCGGCGACGCCGGCACCGCCTTCGCCGAGTGGCTCGGCGCGGAGGGCGAGAAGGGCACCAAGCACATCTCGACCACGATCGACTACGACACCAACAACGAGCTGTTCGCGTCCGGCAAGGCCGCGTACACCGTCCAGGGCCCGTGGGCGATCGAGACCCTCACCGCTCAGGGCGCCAAGATCAAGGTGAACCCGATCCCCTCGGCCGGCGGCGAGACCGCTGCTCCGTTCGTGGGCGTGCAGGGCTTCTACCTGAGCTCGCAGAGCGAGAACGCGCTGGTCGCACAGGAGTTCCTCGTGAACTACCTCGCCACCGACGACGCGCAGAAGGCGCTCTACGAGGCCGACCCGCGCATCCCCGCGTGGAGCAGCCTGGCCGAGGAGGTCTCCTCCGACCCGGTCATCGCCGGCTTCCTCGCGTCGTCGCAGAACGGCGTCCCGATGCCGTCGATCCCCGAGATGGGCTCGGTCTGGGACCTCTGGAACGCCGCTCAGGTGCAGATCATCAAGGGCGCTGACCCGGCGTCGACGTGGGACAAGATGGTCGCCGACCTCGAGGCCGCGATCGGCTGA
- a CDS encoding ABC transporter permease subunit has translation MSVPQGTATEPATAPSAPPRESHARAWKGLGWGFLVKLVILAVINAFGVLTIIAAAQVGSWIVLVGSIVILLVADVVYFTKRSIPLKYLLPGLIFLFVFQVFIFGYTAFIAFTNYGTGHVGTQEQAVEAALIQGERRVEGSPTYPLAVVERAGVLGFAITDAGEVKVGSAEQPLEVVAQTGDTGAPADVPGWQIVPRNDLISDKAMQQEVQELRVPVSDDPNEGSIRTRDGSTGAIYTSTLVWDEQAQTITDTVNGTVYSADDHGNFVAEDGTKLPTGWAVTVGWENFTRLFTDPALFEALSVVAVWTVVFAVLSVAIPFAMGLILAIIYNDPRVRGRKFLRTLFILPYAFPAFMSALLFRGMFNSEFGVINELFFFGANIDWLGDPWLARGAVLFVNIWLTYPYYFLVCTGAIQALPADALEAASIDGASRSRQLRSIILPLVLVATAPLLISSFAFSFNNFTVIYMFNNGGPAIPGAPYALGATDILISAIWDISGVSGGAADYGLASALSIIVFIVVGVIAAIAFRQTRKLEEF, from the coding sequence ATGTCGGTTCCGCAGGGGACGGCCACAGAGCCCGCGACGGCGCCATCGGCGCCCCCACGCGAGTCGCACGCCCGCGCATGGAAAGGCCTCGGTTGGGGCTTCCTCGTGAAGCTCGTCATCCTGGCGGTGATCAACGCCTTCGGCGTCCTGACGATCATCGCTGCCGCTCAGGTCGGGTCCTGGATCGTTCTCGTCGGTTCGATCGTCATCCTGCTCGTCGCCGACGTGGTCTACTTCACCAAGCGCTCGATCCCCCTCAAGTACCTGCTGCCCGGACTGATCTTCCTGTTCGTCTTCCAGGTCTTCATCTTCGGCTACACGGCGTTCATCGCCTTCACCAATTACGGCACCGGGCACGTCGGCACCCAGGAGCAGGCCGTCGAGGCCGCCCTCATCCAGGGCGAGCGGCGCGTCGAAGGCTCCCCCACCTACCCGCTCGCCGTCGTGGAGCGGGCCGGCGTCCTCGGCTTCGCGATCACCGACGCCGGTGAGGTCAAGGTCGGCAGCGCCGAGCAGCCCCTCGAGGTCGTGGCGCAGACCGGCGACACCGGCGCCCCGGCCGACGTGCCGGGGTGGCAGATCGTCCCGCGCAACGACCTCATCAGCGACAAGGCGATGCAGCAGGAAGTGCAGGAGCTGCGCGTGCCGGTGTCGGACGACCCGAACGAGGGCTCCATCCGCACCCGCGACGGCAGCACCGGCGCGATCTACACGTCCACGCTGGTCTGGGACGAGCAGGCGCAGACGATCACCGACACGGTCAACGGCACGGTCTACAGCGCCGACGACCACGGCAACTTCGTCGCGGAGGACGGCACCAAGCTCCCCACGGGCTGGGCGGTGACGGTCGGCTGGGAGAACTTCACGCGACTGTTCACCGATCCCGCGCTCTTCGAAGCGCTCTCGGTGGTGGCCGTGTGGACGGTGGTGTTCGCCGTCCTGTCGGTCGCGATCCCGTTCGCGATGGGCCTCATCCTCGCGATCATTTACAACGACCCCCGGGTGCGCGGACGCAAGTTCCTCCGCACGCTCTTCATCCTCCCGTACGCGTTCCCCGCCTTCATGTCGGCGCTGCTGTTCCGGGGCATGTTCAACTCCGAGTTCGGCGTCATCAACGAGCTCTTCTTCTTCGGCGCGAACATCGACTGGCTGGGCGACCCCTGGCTGGCGCGGGGCGCGGTGCTGTTCGTCAACATCTGGCTGACCTACCCGTACTACTTCCTGGTGTGCACCGGCGCGATCCAGGCGCTGCCCGCCGACGCCCTGGAGGCCGCGTCGATCGACGGCGCGAGCCGCTCACGCCAGCTGCGGTCGATCATCCTGCCGCTGGTGCTCGTTGCGACCGCGCCCCTGCTGATCTCGTCGTTCGCCTTCAGCTTCAACAACTTCACGGTCATCTACATGTTCAACAACGGCGGTCCGGCCATACCGGGCGCGCCGTATGCGCTCGGAGCCACGGACATCCTCATATCCGCGATCTGGGACATCTCCGGCGTCTCCGGGGGTGCCGCCGACTACGGCCTCGCCAGTGCGCTCTCGATCATCGTGTTCATCGTGGTCGGCGTGATCGCCGCGATCGCGTTCCGACAGACCCGCAAGCTCGAGGAGTTCTAG
- a CDS encoding sugar ABC transporter permease: MSETTLTDTVRTTGQKPGQDGSRTAARRRRWILEVGWKYLLAVVVLFYAVFPLVYILSASFNPSTSLAASNAIFSAFDLSNYAALADTSYWTWFANTLIVGFASAIGAVLMGAAAAYAFSRFRFAGRRGGLTTLLIIQMFPQALAFVAIFLMLLSLGEVVPALGLNSKLALICVYLGGALGVNTFLMYGFFNTIPIEIDESAKIDGATHAQIFWRLIIPLVTPILAVVALLSFIAAFGDYIVSKIVLVSEDNWTLAVGMFQWVSNQLSANWGLFAAGAVLASIPVLVLFFSLQRYIVGGLIAGSVKG; encoded by the coding sequence ATGTCCGAGACGACGCTCACAGACACCGTCCGCACGACGGGACAGAAGCCGGGGCAGGACGGCAGTCGCACGGCGGCCCGCCGCAGGCGCTGGATCCTCGAGGTCGGCTGGAAGTACCTGCTGGCGGTGGTGGTGCTCTTCTACGCCGTCTTCCCGCTCGTCTACATCCTCTCGGCGTCCTTCAACCCGAGCACGAGCCTCGCCGCCAGCAACGCGATCTTCTCGGCGTTCGACCTGTCGAACTACGCGGCCCTCGCCGACACGAGCTACTGGACCTGGTTCGCGAACACGCTGATCGTCGGCTTCGCCTCGGCGATCGGCGCCGTCCTGATGGGTGCCGCCGCCGCGTACGCGTTCTCGCGGTTCCGGTTCGCCGGGCGGCGCGGGGGCCTCACCACGCTCCTGATCATCCAGATGTTCCCGCAGGCGCTCGCCTTCGTCGCCATCTTCCTCATGCTGCTGAGCCTCGGCGAGGTCGTCCCCGCACTGGGGCTGAACTCCAAGCTCGCCCTGATCTGCGTGTATCTCGGCGGCGCGCTCGGCGTGAACACCTTCCTCATGTACGGGTTCTTCAACACCATCCCCATCGAGATCGACGAGTCCGCCAAGATCGACGGCGCCACGCACGCGCAGATCTTCTGGCGGCTGATCATCCCGCTGGTCACCCCGATCCTCGCGGTGGTCGCCCTGCTCTCGTTCATCGCGGCGTTCGGCGACTACATCGTGTCGAAGATCGTGCTCGTCTCCGAGGACAACTGGACCCTCGCGGTCGGCATGTTCCAGTGGGTGTCGAACCAGCTCTCCGCCAACTGGGGACTGTTCGCCGCGGGGGCGGTGCTCGCCTCGATCCCGGTGCTGGTGCTGTTCTTCTCGCTGCAGCGCTACATCGTCGGCGGCCTCATCGCCGGCTCCGTCAAGGGCTGA